The following coding sequences are from one Lolium rigidum isolate FL_2022 chromosome 6, APGP_CSIRO_Lrig_0.1, whole genome shotgun sequence window:
- the LOC124667089 gene encoding gallate 1-beta-glucosyltransferase-like, protein MPTTTPVQPHVLLVATPFQSHVNPLMRLGRRLAAKGVLVTFTTALRAGIRLDEVSGVDGFRVERLRGGDLWEPDDPRFVDASDMARHLSAAGPAALEALIRREAAAGRPVTCVVANAFVPWALPVAADMGLPRAMLWIQSCALLSVYYHYLHALAPFPDTDDASGSVAIPGLPDLAIDELRPLLIYTSSQDMWRQMVVTDLGSVREKVSWLLVNTFDALEHEAIAALSGHVPVIPVGPLLEPETAEADGCVAWLDAQPPRSVVLVAFGSLVKTGDEETAEIAEALAGADRPFLWVLRDENRALLSKDTLAAATSRGRGRVVPWCRQARVLAHGAVGCFVTHCGWNSTTEALAAGVPVVACTRWSDQRINAKFLVDVYRVGVRSLTPVTRESLRLSIEEVMGGPEAEGFGLRAASLKKRARAALADGGSSDNGVQAFVDQISELARSGGG, encoded by the coding sequence CCTCCTCGTGGCCACCCCGTTCCAGAGCCACGTCAACCCCCTCAtgcgcctcggccgccgcctcgccgccaaGGGCGTGCTGGTCACCTTCACCACCGCTCTCCGCGCAGGCATCCGCCTCGACGAGGTCTCCGGCGTCGACGGGTTCCGCGTCGAGCGCCTGCGCGGCGGCGACCTGTGGGAACCCGACGATCCCCGGTTCGTCGACGCCAGCGACATGGCGCGCCACCTGTCGGCCGCCGGACCGGCGGCGCTGGAGGCGCTAATCCgccgggaggcggcggccgggcggCCGGTGACGTGCGTGGTGGCCAACGCCTTCGTCCCGTGGGCGCTCCCCGTGGCCGCCGACATGGGCCTCCCGCGCGCCATGCTGTGGATCCAGTCCTGCGCCCTGCTCTCCGTGTACTACCACTACCTGCACGCGCTCGCACCCTTCCCCGACACGGACGACGCGTCCGGCTCGGTGGCCATCCCCGGGCTCCCCGACCTGGCGATCGACGAGCTCCGTCCCCTCCTGATCTACACCTCCAGCCAAGACATGTGGCGCCAGATGGTCGTCACGGACCTCGGCAGCGTCCGAGAGAAGGTGTCATGGCTTCTCGTCAACACCTTCGACGCGCTGGAGCACGAGGCCATCGCGGCGCTCAGCGGGCACGTGCCGGTCATACCCGTCGGCCCGCTCCTCGAGCCGGAAACCGCCGAGGCCGACGGCTGCGTCGCGTGGCTCGACGCGCAGCCGCCGCGGTCGGTGGTGCTGGTCGCGTTCGGGAGCCTCGTGAAGACCGGCGACGAGGAGACGGCCGAGATAGCGGAGGCGCTGGCCGGCGCCGACCGCCCGTTCCTGTGGGTGCTGCGCGACGAGAACCGCGCGCTGCTCTCCAAGGACACCCTCGCGGCGGCCACCTCCCGCGGCAGAGGCAGGGTCGTGCCGTGGTGCAGGCAGGCGCGGGTGCTCGCGCACGGCGCGGTCGGGTGCTTCGTGACGCACTGCGGCTGGAACTCCACCACGGAGGCGCTCGCCGCGGGCGTGCCGGTCGTCGCGTGCACGAGGTGGTCCGACCAGCGCATCAACGCCAAGTTCCTCGTGGACGTGTACCGGGTCGGCGTCCGTAGCCTGACGCCGGTGACAAGGGAGTCGCTCCGTCTGTCCATCGAGGAGGTCATGGGCGGGCCGGAGGCCGAGGGGTTCGGACTACGAGCGGCCAGCTTGAAGAAGAGGGCTCGTGCGGCGTTGGCCGACGGCGGCTCGTCGGATAACGGCGTCCAGGCTTTTGTTGATCAGATAAGTGAACTAGCTAGGTCCGGGGGTGGTTGA